From Kineosporia succinea, the proteins below share one genomic window:
- a CDS encoding methyl-accepting chemotaxis protein, with the protein MAFAVVTLMLAAASTAALVGLSQQRASAQRVETLSELVHAVDMVSFYNADVTGWQTAYAWDIRKPSVANPLADDSPNRAGFLADKAKLQAFLASFPIGSMTADENTTFQAISQGWTDFFASDDKAFAYYRAGRITVGDNEIVNVGYTIYGEMLTQTDALVSSVNARMDAEQDAASASASRVRTLVTAVLLIAVVLAGLLAWVVTRSITGPLAHHVASLRRVASGDLTVRVVPEGSDEVTTADAAMAETVGNTRAAVQALTQGSHTLTSLSADLGRTASKLSESNNESAEQAGRVAHAADDISTNVQTVAAGSHEMGQSIQEIASNATEAARVAAQAVGSAETTSKVVGRLGDASAEIATVVQVITSIAEQTNLLALNATIEAARAGESGKGFAVVANEVKELAQETAKATEDIVTKVNAIQSDTSAAVAAISEISEVIDQISTYQNTIAAAVEEQTAVTAEMARNVAYAADGSGEIAANVGLVARATEQTSVELAEVGAAAAALDASSQGLQEVVRRFRV; encoded by the coding sequence GTGGCGTTCGCTGTGGTCACACTCATGCTCGCGGCGGCCTCGACGGCTGCCCTGGTGGGGCTGTCCCAGCAACGCGCCTCGGCGCAGCGGGTCGAGACCCTCAGCGAGCTCGTCCACGCGGTGGACATGGTGAGCTTCTACAACGCGGACGTGACGGGCTGGCAGACCGCCTACGCCTGGGACATCCGCAAGCCGTCGGTGGCGAACCCGCTCGCCGACGACTCACCGAACCGCGCGGGCTTCCTGGCCGACAAGGCGAAGCTGCAGGCGTTCCTGGCCTCGTTCCCCATCGGGTCGATGACCGCGGACGAGAACACCACGTTCCAGGCCATCTCCCAGGGCTGGACCGACTTCTTCGCCTCCGACGACAAGGCTTTCGCCTACTACCGGGCGGGCCGGATCACCGTGGGCGACAACGAGATCGTCAACGTCGGTTACACCATCTACGGCGAGATGCTCACGCAGACAGACGCTCTCGTGAGTTCGGTGAACGCGCGGATGGACGCCGAGCAGGACGCCGCCTCGGCCAGCGCCTCCCGGGTGCGCACCCTGGTCACGGCCGTGCTCCTGATCGCCGTGGTGCTCGCCGGCCTGCTGGCCTGGGTGGTCACGCGCAGCATCACCGGGCCGCTCGCCCACCACGTGGCCTCGCTGCGGCGGGTGGCCTCGGGCGACCTGACCGTGCGGGTCGTGCCGGAGGGCAGCGACGAGGTCACCACCGCCGACGCGGCGATGGCCGAGACCGTGGGCAACACCCGCGCCGCTGTGCAGGCCCTGACCCAGGGCTCGCACACGCTGACCTCGCTATCGGCCGACCTGGGCCGCACCGCATCGAAGCTCTCGGAGAGCAACAACGAGAGCGCGGAGCAGGCCGGGCGAGTGGCGCACGCGGCCGACGACATCTCCACCAACGTGCAGACGGTCGCGGCCGGCAGTCACGAGATGGGCCAGTCCATCCAGGAGATCGCCTCCAACGCCACCGAGGCCGCCCGCGTCGCCGCCCAGGCGGTGGGCAGCGCCGAGACGACGAGCAAGGTGGTCGGACGGCTGGGCGACGCCTCGGCCGAGATCGCGACGGTGGTGCAGGTGATCACCTCGATCGCCGAGCAGACCAACCTGCTGGCGCTCAACGCCACGATCGAGGCCGCCCGCGCCGGGGAGTCCGGCAAGGGCTTCGCGGTGGTGGCCAACGAGGTCAAGGAACTCGCCCAGGAGACGGCCAAGGCCACCGAGGACATCGTCACCAAGGTGAACGCAATCCAGTCGGACACCTCCGCCGCGGTCGCCGCGATCAGCGAGATCTCCGAGGTCATCGACCAGATCAGCACCTACCAGAACACCATCGCGGCGGCGGTCGAGGAACAGACCGCGGTGACGGCCGAGATGGCCCGCAACGTGGCCTACGCCGCCGACGGATCCGGCGAGATCGCGGCCAACGTGGGGCTCGTGGCCCGGGCGACCGAGCAGACGTCGGTCGAGCTGGCCGAGGTCGGGGCGGCCGCCGCCGCCCTCGACGCGTCGTCGCAGGGGCTGCAGGAAGTCGTGCGACGTTTCCGGGTGTGA
- a CDS encoding LacI family DNA-binding transcriptional regulator, with protein MTPPSRASAQAGGDPGKSGNPGSVGQRKRPGMHDVARLAGVSHQTVSRVLNGSDGVSSRTRAVVLAAIEELGYRPNSAARTLVTGRSKVLGLVTIGGALYGPMSMLYGVEAAAREEGYILTVANVGGGEGGSVERAVTRLERQGVEGIVVVAPLTSVGESLASMARHLPLVAVESSLKSSLPVISVDQIAGARMATEHLLGLGHRTVWHVAGPGHFYEAQDRVAGWTSALEDVGAEVPPLLHGDWSAATGYDAGQILSRMSDVTAVFVANDSMAVGVLRALRENGRDLPGDISVVGFDDIPEAGFFSPPLTTVRQPFEEVGRRSLKTLLAQIETGEGEPGRTVIAPELVIRESSASPR; from the coding sequence ATGACACCTCCGTCCCGGGCGTCGGCCCAGGCCGGCGGCGATCCAGGGAAATCCGGCAATCCGGGAAGTGTGGGACAGCGCAAACGTCCCGGGATGCATGACGTCGCCAGGCTCGCAGGGGTGTCTCACCAGACCGTCTCGCGCGTGCTCAACGGCAGTGACGGCGTCAGCTCCCGCACCCGTGCGGTGGTTCTCGCCGCCATCGAAGAACTGGGCTATCGCCCCAACTCAGCTGCTCGCACCCTGGTGACCGGAAGGTCCAAGGTGCTCGGGCTCGTCACCATCGGTGGCGCGCTCTACGGGCCGATGTCGATGCTGTACGGCGTCGAAGCGGCCGCTCGTGAAGAAGGTTACATCCTCACCGTCGCGAATGTGGGCGGTGGGGAGGGTGGTTCGGTTGAACGCGCGGTGACTCGCCTGGAACGTCAGGGGGTCGAGGGCATCGTGGTGGTGGCCCCGCTCACCTCGGTGGGGGAGTCGCTCGCGTCGATGGCGCGGCACCTGCCCCTGGTCGCGGTGGAGAGCTCGCTCAAGAGCTCGCTGCCGGTGATCTCGGTCGACCAGATCGCCGGGGCCCGGATGGCCACCGAGCACCTGCTCGGGCTCGGGCACCGCACGGTCTGGCACGTCGCCGGCCCGGGGCACTTCTACGAGGCCCAGGACCGGGTGGCCGGCTGGACCTCGGCGCTGGAAGACGTCGGGGCCGAGGTGCCGCCGCTGCTGCACGGCGACTGGAGCGCCGCGACCGGCTACGACGCGGGGCAGATCCTGAGTCGCATGAGTGACGTCACCGCGGTGTTCGTGGCCAACGACTCGATGGCTGTCGGCGTGCTGCGGGCGCTGCGCGAGAACGGTCGCGACCTGCCCGGCGACATCAGCGTGGTCGGGTTCGACGACATCCCCGAGGCCGGGTTCTTCAGCCCGCCCCTCACCACCGTGCGGCAGCCCTTCGAGGAGGTCGGCCGGCGCAGTCTCAAGACCCTGCTCGCGCAGATCGAGACCGGCGAGGGCGAGCCCGGCCGCACCGTGATCGCTCCCGAGCTGGTGATCCGGGAGAGCAGCGCCTCACCGCGCTGA
- the mmsB gene encoding multiple monosaccharide ABC transporter permease yields the protein MTETAAATTASTVTETKAATATATKTAPAKKKSSFSFNAGSLRQNGIYFAFAAIVLLFAVLTGGDLLQPQNLSNIIVQKSYILILAIGMILIIIAGHIDLSVGSVLAATGAFSAVLMVNHDVHWAIAIPLTLIMGGLIGAWQGYWVAYFGIPAFIVTLAGMLVFRAVTLVILGNQGIGPFPDTVRNMANGFTPGWFGNIALGPLGGADVITLLVGVALVASIVWTQWRARAARQKLGQSLEPFGLFLAKIIAPSIVLMFVIVQLARFKNLPWVLVLLGVLVVVYTLVTNRAVFGRHIYAIGGNINAATLSGVKVKQVTFWLFVNMGVLAAVAGIIFSGRLNLAGPTAGNSFELDAIAAAFIGGAAVQGGVGKVIGAITGGLIMAVIDNGMSLLGAGSEQVMLVKGLVLLAAVAFDVVTKRRAGASSR from the coding sequence GTGACGGAGACGGCGGCGGCGACCACCGCGTCCACCGTCACCGAGACCAAGGCCGCCACGGCGACCGCCACGAAGACCGCCCCGGCGAAGAAGAAGAGCTCCTTCTCCTTCAACGCCGGCAGCCTGCGCCAGAACGGCATCTACTTCGCCTTCGCGGCGATCGTGCTGCTGTTCGCGGTGCTGACCGGCGGCGACCTGCTGCAGCCGCAGAACCTGTCGAACATCATCGTCCAGAAGAGCTACATCCTCATTCTGGCGATCGGCATGATCCTGATCATCATCGCGGGTCACATCGACCTGTCGGTGGGTTCGGTTCTCGCTGCCACCGGCGCCTTCTCGGCCGTCCTCATGGTCAACCACGACGTGCACTGGGCCATCGCGATCCCGCTCACCCTGATCATGGGTGGTCTGATCGGCGCCTGGCAGGGCTACTGGGTGGCCTACTTCGGCATCCCGGCCTTCATCGTCACCCTGGCCGGCATGCTCGTGTTCCGCGCGGTCACGCTGGTCATCCTGGGCAACCAGGGCATCGGCCCGTTCCCCGACACCGTGCGCAACATGGCCAACGGGTTCACCCCGGGCTGGTTCGGCAACATCGCGCTCGGCCCGCTCGGCGGTGCCGACGTGATCACGCTGCTCGTCGGCGTGGCCCTGGTCGCCTCGATCGTCTGGACGCAGTGGCGGGCCCGCGCGGCGCGCCAGAAGCTCGGTCAGAGCCTGGAGCCGTTCGGTCTGTTCCTGGCGAAGATCATCGCCCCGTCGATCGTGCTGATGTTCGTCATCGTGCAGCTGGCCCGGTTCAAGAACCTGCCCTGGGTGCTCGTGCTGCTCGGTGTGCTGGTCGTGGTCTACACGCTGGTCACCAACCGGGCCGTGTTCGGCCGTCACATCTACGCGATCGGCGGAAACATCAACGCCGCCACGCTTTCCGGTGTGAAGGTCAAGCAGGTCACGTTCTGGCTGTTCGTCAACATGGGTGTGCTGGCCGCCGTGGCCGGCATCATCTTCTCCGGCCGCCTGAACCTGGCCGGCCCGACCGCCGGTAACAGCTTCGAGCTGGACGCCATCGCCGCCGCGTTCATCGGTGGTGCGGCCGTGCAGGGTGGCGTCGGCAAGGTCATCGGTGCCATCACCGGTGGTCTGATCATGGCCGTCATCGACAACGGCATGTCGCTCCTGGGCGCCGGTAGCGAGCAGGTCATGCTCGTCAAGGGTCTGGTCCTGCTGGCCGCCGTCGCGTTCGACGTCGTGACCAAGCGCCGGGCCGGAGCCAGTTCGCGCTAG
- the mmsA gene encoding multiple monosaccharide ABC transporter ATP-binding protein yields MPGNILEMRNISKTFPGVKALQNVTFTVAEGEIHAICGENGAGKSTLMKVLSGVYPFGDYEGDIVFDGKTCEFSGIRDSEERGIVIIHQELALVPELSIAENIFLGNETVSRGLINWDETNHRAAQLLKRVGLDENPTTKIIELGVGKQQLVEIAKAMSKKVRMLILDEPTAALNDDDSAHLLDLLRGLRDEGITCVIISHKLNEIQAISDQVTIIRDGQTIDTLHMKRDEVTEDRIIALMVGRSLENRYPDKDPGVVIGDEVLRIENWTVHSPTQHGRVLIREANLSLRAGEIVGLAGLMGAGRTELAMSVFGRSYGTNISGQLYKYGKPIEAKNVRQAIKHGLAYATEDRKRYGLNLIDNITRNVSAAALGKLAKGGWVDDNQELSVAEGYRKSLRIKAPTVASITGKLSGGNQQKVVLAKWIYTNPDVLILDEPTRGIDVGAKYEIYQIINQLAAEGKAILVISSELPELLGICDRIYTLSSGRITGEVPREEANQELLMQYMTRGQE; encoded by the coding sequence ATGCCCGGCAACATCCTGGAAATGCGTAACATCAGCAAGACCTTCCCGGGCGTGAAGGCGCTGCAGAACGTCACTTTCACAGTGGCCGAGGGCGAGATCCACGCCATCTGCGGCGAGAACGGCGCCGGGAAGTCCACCCTGATGAAGGTTCTGTCAGGGGTCTACCCGTTCGGCGACTACGAGGGCGACATCGTCTTCGACGGCAAGACCTGCGAGTTCTCCGGCATCCGCGACAGCGAAGAGCGCGGGATCGTCATCATCCACCAGGAACTCGCTCTGGTGCCTGAGCTCTCGATCGCCGAGAACATCTTCCTGGGCAACGAGACGGTCAGCCGTGGCCTGATCAACTGGGACGAGACCAACCACCGCGCAGCGCAGTTGCTGAAGCGCGTGGGCCTGGACGAGAACCCCACCACCAAGATCATCGAACTCGGTGTGGGTAAGCAGCAGCTCGTCGAGATCGCCAAGGCGATGTCGAAGAAGGTGCGCATGCTGATTCTCGACGAGCCCACCGCGGCGCTCAACGACGACGACTCGGCACATCTGCTCGATCTGCTGCGCGGTCTGCGTGACGAGGGCATCACCTGTGTGATCATCTCGCACAAGCTGAACGAGATCCAGGCGATCTCCGACCAGGTCACGATCATCCGTGACGGTCAGACGATCGACACCCTGCACATGAAGCGCGACGAGGTCACCGAGGACCGCATCATCGCGCTCATGGTCGGCCGTTCTCTCGAGAACCGCTACCCGGACAAGGATCCCGGCGTCGTCATCGGTGACGAGGTGCTGCGGATCGAGAACTGGACCGTGCACAGCCCCACCCAGCACGGCCGGGTCCTGATCCGTGAGGCGAACCTGTCGCTGCGCGCCGGCGAGATCGTCGGTCTGGCGGGCCTGATGGGCGCCGGCCGCACCGAGCTCGCGATGAGCGTGTTCGGCCGCAGCTACGGCACCAACATCAGCGGCCAGCTGTACAAGTACGGCAAGCCGATCGAGGCGAAGAACGTTCGTCAGGCCATCAAGCACGGCCTCGCGTACGCCACCGAGGACCGGAAGCGCTACGGCCTCAACCTCATTGACAACATCACGCGGAACGTCTCCGCCGCGGCCCTGGGCAAACTGGCCAAGGGCGGCTGGGTGGACGACAACCAGGAGCTGTCTGTCGCCGAGGGGTACCGCAAGAGCCTGCGGATCAAGGCGCCCACCGTGGCCTCGATCACCGGGAAGCTCAGCGGCGGTAACCAGCAGAAGGTCGTGCTGGCGAAGTGGATCTACACCAACCCGGACGTGCTGATCCTCGACGAGCCGACGCGCGGTATCGACGTCGGCGCCAAGTACGAGATCTACCAGATCATCAACCAGCTCGCGGCGGAGGGAAAGGCGATCCTGGTGATCTCCTCCGAGCTGCCTGAGCTGCTGGGCATCTGCGACCGGATCTACACCCTCTCCTCGGGTCGGATCACCGGTGAGGTGCCTCGTGAAGAAGCCAACCAGGAGCTGCTCATGCAGTACATGACCAGAGGGCAGGAGTGA
- the chvE gene encoding multiple monosaccharide ABC transporter substrate-binding protein produces the protein MQRSRVTRIVAGFTMVAALAACGSAEKTGDDTPKVGEDVAGSLVGVTMPTRSSERWIADGDNVKAALEKLGYKVSLEYAEDKIPTQVEQIENQISQGARVLIVAAIDGTALTTQLEAAKEAGIKVISYDRLIRNTDAVDYYASFDNYKVGVQQATSLLVGLGLKKEDGSDGDAKGPFNIELFAGSPDDNNATFFYNGAMDTLKPYLDNKTLVVQSGETDFKTVATLQWKPETAQARMENVITKAYKGDTKVDGVLSPYDGMSIGILSALGSAGYKGDDIPVVTGQDAEEASVKSIIKGEQYATIYKDTRQLADVAVSMADKVLKGEEVTVNNTEDYDNGKKVVPSQLLEPVIVYKDNYKEVLVDSGYYKESDLS, from the coding sequence ATGCAACGCAGCAGAGTTACCCGGATCGTCGCCGGCTTCACCATGGTGGCGGCCCTGGCCGCCTGTGGTTCGGCCGAGAAGACCGGTGACGACACCCCGAAGGTGGGCGAGGACGTCGCCGGTTCGCTGGTCGGCGTGACCATGCCGACCCGTTCGTCCGAGCGCTGGATCGCCGACGGCGACAACGTGAAGGCTGCTCTCGAGAAGCTGGGCTACAAGGTCAGCCTCGAGTACGCCGAGGACAAGATCCCGACCCAGGTCGAGCAGATCGAGAACCAGATCTCTCAGGGCGCCCGCGTTCTCATCGTCGCCGCGATCGACGGCACCGCGCTGACGACGCAGCTCGAAGCGGCGAAGGAGGCGGGGATCAAGGTCATCTCCTACGACCGCCTGATCCGCAACACCGACGCTGTCGACTACTACGCCAGCTTCGACAACTACAAGGTCGGCGTGCAGCAGGCCACCTCGCTGCTGGTCGGTCTCGGCCTGAAGAAGGAGGACGGTTCCGACGGCGACGCCAAGGGCCCGTTCAACATCGAGCTGTTCGCCGGTTCGCCCGACGACAACAACGCGACCTTCTTCTACAACGGCGCGATGGACACCCTGAAGCCGTACCTCGACAACAAGACCCTCGTGGTCCAGAGCGGCGAGACGGACTTCAAGACCGTTGCCACCCTCCAGTGGAAGCCCGAGACCGCTCAGGCCCGCATGGAGAACGTCATCACCAAGGCGTACAAGGGTGACACCAAGGTCGACGGTGTGCTTTCCCCGTACGACGGCATGAGCATCGGCATCCTGTCCGCCCTGGGCAGCGCCGGTTACAAGGGCGACGACATCCCGGTCGTGACCGGCCAGGACGCCGAAGAGGCGTCGGTCAAGTCGATCATCAAGGGTGAGCAGTACGCCACGATCTACAAGGACACGCGCCAGCTCGCCGACGTCGCCGTCTCGATGGCCGACAAGGTGCTCAAGGGCGAAGAGGTCACGGTGAACAACACCGAGGACTACGACAACGGCAAGAAGGTCGTTCCGTCCCAGCTCCTCGAGCCGGTCATCGTCTACAAGGACAACTACAAGGAAGTTCTCGTGGACTCCGGCTACTACAAGGAGTCGGACCTCAGCTGA